Part of the Lolium rigidum isolate FL_2022 chromosome 6, APGP_CSIRO_Lrig_0.1, whole genome shotgun sequence genome, TCTTTTTTATAAGGAAGAAATGGCAGATTGAAGAAAAGACCATGTGACGGTGTCTATTTAAGAGAAACTTCCCAAGTATAGAACTGCTACACAAGATTCTTATATTCTCCAGCACATATATTGGAATAATTTCTATAGCTACTCAATTACCTGCTATTCAAAGCGGCTGTAAGATCGTGATAGGAATGCTGTGAAGACTTAAGAGGTTCCATTCCTTACAATCTCCTTGATTATTAGGAACTACAAATTCACACAATCCGAGTACGCGTAATACACATTACGCACGAGATGTCACACAATATGTGCACCTGGGCCAATTCTAATGATGGAAATTGATTGGTTGCCAATCActaaaaaaataagaaacaatttcATCATCCCTGCTTTCACTTGATGTTTTGGACTTTGTGCATACTTATTTTCTAAAGCACAAGTGACCTCTTCCTACCACATTAATTAGTTTCTCAGAAGCCTTGCATATTTAACCTTTGTGGACAACAGGTAAAAAGATTAAATATATTTTCCTGTAAAGACAGAATGTAATTCCTTATTAATATTTAAAAGCAGAAGTAAATGGAGCAAACCTTCCAAGTTGACTGACAAGTACGAAAAGGGCAGCTGAATACTCCTCACATGGGCACGATTCCAAAATCTTCAGAAGACGAAGAACAACATTTTTGTATGTCCACTCGCAGCTCTAAAAAAAACACACAAGATCAGCTGATAATGAAACTAATGACGTGCATAGCGCACCATAAATATTAAAATTGCTACTAGCATCAATAACAGGAATAGAACCCAGTTAAGCAATGTTTCACAAAATATTCATCATACTAAAACAAACAAGATTTAGTTCTTTCGAAATGATTCTTAATTCTAGTTTCACAAGGGAACTGCAGGCACAGCTGAGCTGATTGAAACTTTAAACTTGGAACATTTGCACTGGTGAAACATATAATCTTAATACCTTAGCTATGAATACATGCCTAAATAGCTCTCGTAATATATGAAATGTGTTGTATTGTGGTCAATAATGTTCACATGTTAGATGATTTGGAAACAAAAACAAATTATCAAGGTAGCCTGAAATCAAGTAAAGATCACAAAGTTGAACATACCATGTAGCTCCCAAACAGCTCAAGCAAAGATATAATCTCAGTATAATAGCACAGGTCCCTCCCGGCAGGATAGTTGATACCCTCAGCAACTTTTGCTTGCTTGTGGATATCGCAAGGTTCACCACAGTCAATCTGCAGTTCACTAGACCCCAAATGAGAACTATGCTTTGTAATAGCTTCATTTGACTTGACATGATTTATCCCTGACAGAGCACATAAATCCAGCTCATCGAGCAGAGAAGAGATAAAAACATCTATGGACACTGTATCCACATCAAACAGGCAATGTGTACAAGACGGGAAAGCTGTTTGTCTATTGGACTGAATATGAGATGACACAAGGCACAAAGAAGTGTCTGAGCTCTCAAGGAGCAGGACAACCAGCCGTATAGTTGTCATGAGAAGATTACAACTCTTCACAAGTAGCAACTTATCGCCACAGACGAAACCAAAGACATGGAGAGCCGACATAGTCCACGAAAGGTTTGCTTTGCCCATCTGAAGAACTCTGTATGAAACCTCTAAAACAATATCCACTCTCTCCACCTTAGCACATACTGAAGCCAACAGGATGCAGGCAGAGATAAACTGGTCTCTAGTCGCAGGCTTGGTGGATAATTGCATACCAATTTCATCATCCAGGTGGCAATGCTTGCTACCATCAGAATTCATAACTCCCATTTTATCACAAACCACAACTTCTTTGTTCATGAGAAAATCCTCAATTAAGGAGACAAGAACATCCAGCTGACTGCTTTTCAGAAAGGCCAATCTTGTTTCCATGTAAGATTTCACTGCAAGAAAAGTAATATCTTGTCATCGTAGAAGCTATTTGTATGATATACATTGACTAGCTCAGTACAGCCATAAATGCATGCTCTAACTAGTGTAGATGAAGAACAAAATAAGTTAATAACAATGTCAATGCTGCACACAACCAAGACATAGAGTAGACTTTTGTacagaaaaggaaaacaaaatcAGTGGGCCACAAGAAAAATGCTCACGCCAAACTAAACTTTACAAATAATCTATCAGCACTTCAGAAGAAAACTACTTGCCCTAGCACAACCTAAACATCATATAAATAAtctaaaatgatgccatacataaaTTCTGATTCACGTGTGAAATGGTAATATGTTATTGATATAACATTGTAGTTATATGAAAGAGACAAATAGCAACAATGTCTAGAAGGCAATAACAGTCAGCTTTGAAATTTGTGGTTACACAAAGTTGATATGGGCACATACAAATGGTGCATCGAACTGAAGCACTAAGAAATAAGTTTCTGCCTAATAGAACAGTATCAAAGGTAAACCAGATGTGTGCACAAAGTTCTCGCGCAGCATAAAAATATCAAAGTTGCAAACCCAGTTATTTGTTTGCACGGAAGGGGAAAGGGAAAGCTATGAAAAGCTGAATACTGAGAGCCTGATCATCATACCAGTCATGGAAAAGGCTGACAAAGCACTGTATTGGTCAACAACAGGATCACTTGTCAATTTACGAACACCCCATAAAAATAGAGAAAAGATGAGCGGAATCCTCTCTCTGCATAAGAAAACACGCAAGTGTTATTATTGGACACTAGTTGCAGTAATAGACTAATAGAAGAGCCTGCAACTGCCAAAATGAATAGAAAAAATAGTAAGCTCAATGTGAGCAGACTTACTCTGGAAGTAGCAATGGTTCAGTGGATACTCTTTCAAGTAATGAACCATCAACAAAAACATCCTGAGAAAGCTTGCTAGTTTCAGAAGTAAGGGCCTCCCAATACTGCAGTATATTTACTATGCTGCTTCGTTTCAAACTAGTAACTCCAACAAAGTTTAGACTGTTGTTACCGGCTCCATGACAATGACCGCTTAAACCATCTGAGGTCAAATTGATCGTCTGAGCTGTTTGCGCTTTActtaatccaatattattttgcaGTACAGGATCTGATGATGCAGTACAAATTTGATTTTGCCTGCTTTTATTACGGACCTCATTGCACAAATGCAAAATGGCATCTGCATTTCCTGAGAACTGTGGTCCCATGGTACTGTCTGACTCCACGGCAAGCGAACGAACAGCATTTGAGGCCTCATTCCGATGTGAAAGGCAGCTCAAAGAGGCTGTACCTGACGTATCAATCAATTTGGCGCTATAAGAAACATTAGCTGCTGCAGTAGATTTACCATTTGCATACAACTCCATAACACTGCCACCATGTTCAGTTCCACTATAGGTTGATGATTGAAACTTACCATTCTGAGAAAAGTTCTGAACTTCTGACAAATTGACATCAGACCTTGATGCAGGACATTCTGTATCATATCCATCATTATTGCCACCAACCAAATCAGGAGACCTACGGCTTTTAGTTTTAGTGGGTAGCACAATGGGCACATCTGGCGAAAGAGGTGCCTCCATTGCCTTCCTATACTTCTCCTCATCAGCGTCATTGTCCAAATTGAGCAACTTCAAGCAGTCCCCCTTGATCAATTTCTCAAAGGAGAACAATGAATCAAACTTGCTTCCTTCAAAAGCATTTCCTGCTCCAGGAGAGGGCCCTTTAGCACAGCCACTGAAGGATCTATCAATAACACCAGGACCTTTCCTCCCATTATTTTGCAAGCCATCTTTGCTCATACATGGCATGGCGTTATTTCTTTGCTGCAGACATGAACGATCATCATTAAATGCCAAATTATCATTTGTAGTGGCATCACGGGGAAGTGATTCTACATTGTTTTTGGTcctttttctcttcctgcccCCTTTGAGTGTTTGATCTGCAACTTCTATACCACCAGGAAACGATGGTTTCGATGCCTCCCGTCGAGAAGAATGACCAGAAATGTCCAGCAATAATGTATCATCTTGTTTCCTGGTACTGCAGTTTGTTGGGGGTAACTCTGGAGTTGTTGAGCTCTGGTTCTTTCTGGTACCTGTTGATGACACAAATAGGCTTTCCTTACCCTGTGAGCCCATGAACTTTTTATCAGATGTGGATGTCGGACATGAAGATCTCTGGTGATTTTTTGAGTTTGTTCTGAGAGCACTACCAATAGGAGGCTCTAATTCAGAACTAGTACCTGAGATTGGTCTTGTGCAGCTTTCTCTAGGTAACTGATATGAAGCGTATTCTCTTGGGGAAGAAGTGAAAGGGACCATCCCAGTTTGTAACCCGAAATATGGTGCAGGAACTTGATtatgaggaagaagaacatgtTGCCTATGTTCTAAGCCATGTACCTTCGGTTGTCGCTTCAACTGCCAAGATGACAACATTGATGATGGCATCAGTTCATATAGACAGGCCAGGAAAAAAAGATCTAAGCGAACATTTATACTTACAAGCATGCAtatgtaacatagcagtaagatcTGGCCGTTGGTCGACATAATATTACTGGCATCAACATGTAATTTCTTATCATGTAattccttatattctgaaacaaatgccaaaaatctataggcactatagaaaggaacggagggagtaatatgcaCTAATATGTATTGTGCTTCAGATTCTCTTAACTTTCATCAGTAATATGCACTGAAGTGTGGAACCGACAACCATTCGATACATTTTCAATAATTCAATTAAATTAAAATTATCTGGCAGCAAAATTTTAACAATGTTCGACATATTTGCTGTCAAAATCGTCATAAAATAAGATTATATAGTACTCTGATAACATTATCGAATGGAAAAAAATTATGATTGGTAGAACGAGCACCtaaaatgatactccctccgatccatattagttgatTCTAGTATAGACGTATATagatacattttagttctagatacattcatattaatggcaagtaatatgaatcggagggagtataaatttGTGGATAAAGGAGGTAAACATTTCTTGCTGCACTAAAAAAAACCTTTGTGTTGTTGATATCATCCCACCATTTTT contains:
- the LOC124660620 gene encoding uncharacterized protein LOC124660620, producing the protein MDSEKKKVEEAKRKTSDAQNLLKAETKKSEEFKRLADLERKVASDLKVSCEKLRIEANETRSQLSAQIQKTGEAYKKAEAEKQKAAREKKCADSEKMLAEKNKKLIEVERKKVMEEKGRSGHLFAQLEEQKKLNENLHVSIEAERKNAMCEKNRADQLLQKLEEERKRCEYLQRKTDDFGAARDRVSFGNDGMQRVDGAIVSANIKLLKEKLKRKKDQLKHVKRESKLDRALIRKELQLLKRDWMQPLSQFNRLDDYLAGGAEDVRALKRLKRQPKVHGLEHRQHVLLPHNQVPAPYFGLQTGMVPFTSSPREYASYQLPRESCTRPISGTSSELEPPIGSALRTNSKNHQRSSCPTSTSDKKFMGSQGKESLFVSSTGTRKNQSSTTPELPPTNCSTRKQDDTLLLDISGHSSRREASKPSFPGGIEVADQTLKGGRKRKRTKNNVESLPRDATTNDNLAFNDDRSCLQQRNNAMPCMSKDGLQNNGRKGPGVIDRSFSGCAKGPSPGAGNAFEGSKFDSLFSFEKLIKGDCLKLLNLDNDADEEKYRKAMEAPLSPDVPIVLPTKTKSRRSPDLVGGNNDGYDTECPASRSDVNLSEVQNFSQNGKFQSSTYSGTEHGGSVMELYANGKSTAAANVSYSAKLIDTSGTASLSCLSHRNEASNAVRSLAVESDSTMGPQFSGNADAILHLCNEVRNKSRQNQICTASSDPVLQNNIGLSKAQTAQTINLTSDGLSGHCHGAGNNSLNFVGVTSLKRSSIVNILQYWEALTSETSKLSQDVFVDGSLLERVSTEPLLLPEERIPLIFSLFLWGVRKLTSDPVVDQYSALSAFSMTVKSYMETRLAFLKSSQLDVLVSLIEDFLMNKEVVVCDKMGVMNSDGSKHCHLDDEIGMQLSTKPATRDQFISACILLASVCAKVERVDIVLEVSYRVLQMGKANLSWTMSALHVFGFVCGDKLLLVKSCNLLMTTIRLVVLLLESSDTSLCLVSSHIQSNRQTAFPSCTHCLFDVDTVSIDVFISSLLDELDLCALSGINHVKSNEAITKHSSHLGSSELQIDCGEPCDIHKQAKVAEGINYPAGRDLCYYTEIISLLELFGSYMSCEWTYKNVVLRLLKILESCPCEEYSAALFVLVSQLGRFFIDDVGYEMKTVIELRNKLSVLMGTSFTTSKSILVQFSAVGALLSLLPLTFDKIVASPSGPLSGLCVLQATQISEWFAQLSKENQSFACSFFS